The Paeniglutamicibacter sulfureus genome includes a region encoding these proteins:
- the sigK gene encoding ECF RNA polymerase sigma factor SigK, which yields MSSHLPGGTEQTWAPTTEELMLRIAAGNESAFEELYDRLSPQVFGLVRRILKDQAQSEEVTQEVFVEAWQQASRYDSARGKAITWLLTLAHRRAVDRVRASQASKDRDLRQGIKEFQASYDDVEETAIQHDESRRVIQALERLSETQRDAIQLAYFGGYTHIEVAELLKIPVGTAKTRIRDGMNKLRDLMGVA from the coding sequence ATGAGTTCACATCTACCAGGTGGCACGGAACAGACTTGGGCCCCGACCACCGAAGAACTGATGCTCCGGATTGCGGCAGGCAATGAGAGCGCTTTTGAAGAACTCTATGACCGTCTCTCGCCCCAGGTCTTCGGTCTGGTCCGACGCATCCTGAAGGACCAGGCTCAAAGCGAGGAAGTCACGCAAGAGGTATTTGTCGAAGCCTGGCAGCAGGCCTCACGCTACGACTCGGCCCGCGGAAAGGCGATCACCTGGCTGCTGACCCTGGCGCACCGCCGGGCCGTCGACCGGGTTCGGGCCAGCCAAGCGAGCAAGGACCGCGACCTGCGCCAAGGCATCAAGGAATTCCAGGCGAGCTACGATGACGTTGAGGAAACGGCCATCCAGCACGATGAAAGCCGACGAGTCATCCAGGCCCTGGAACGGCTCAGCGAGACGCAGCGCGATGCCATTCAACTGGCCTATTTTGGGGGCTACACGCACATCGAGGTGGCCGAATTGCTCAAGATCCCGGTGGGAACCGCGAAAACACGAATACGCGACGGAATGAACAAACTTCGAGACCTGATGGGAGTGGCGTAA